The following proteins are encoded in a genomic region of Glycine soja cultivar W05 chromosome 17, ASM419377v2, whole genome shotgun sequence:
- the LOC114393376 gene encoding exocyst complex component EXO70A1-like: MEASRIENLIRAKKSLKISLEKSKSVGLALEKAGPRLDEIRVRLPSLGSAVRPIRAEKDALAAVGGHINRAVGPAAAVLKVFDAVHGLEKSLLSDPRTDLAGYLSVLKRLQEALRFLGDNCGLAIQWLEDIVEYLEDNSVADKVYLANLKKELKNLRESQHGELDGGLLDAALGKLEDEFRLLLSENSVPLPMASASGDQACIAPSPLPVSVVHKLQAILGRLIANDRLDRCVGIYVEVRSSNVRASLQALNLDYLEISLSEFNDVQSIEGYIAQWGKHLEFAVKHLFEAEYKLCNDVFERIGLDVWMGCFSKIAAQAGILAFLQFGKTVTESKKDPIKLLKLLDIFASLNKLRLDFNRLFGGAPCVEIQNLTRDLIKSVIDGAAEIFWELLVQVELQRPNPPPMDGNVPRLVSFITDYCNKLLGDDYKPILTQVLIIHRSWKRQSFQEKLLVNEILNIVKAVEQNVETWIKAYDDPILSNFFAMNNHWHLCKHLKGTKLGELLGDSWLREHEQYKDYYSTIFLRDSWGKLPGHLSREGLILFSGGRATARDLVKKRLKKFNEVFDEMYAKQTSWIMPERDLREKTCQLIVQAVVPVYRSYMQNYGPLVEQDASSTKYAKYTVQKLEEMLLCLYRPRPVRHGSLRSSTFSAKYGNGVPDLRRTASAVV, encoded by the coding sequence ATGGAAGCTTCTAGAATAGAGAATTTGATTAGAGCCAAGAAATCATTGAAGATAAGCTTAGAGAAATCAAAATCGGTAGGTTTAGCATTAGAGAAGGCGGGGCCGAGGttagatgaaattagggtgAGGCTTCCGTCGCTGGGATCGGCAGTGCGGCCGATTCGCGCCGAGAAGGACGCCCTCGCGGCGGTCGGCGGCCACATCAACCGTGCGGTGGGCCCCGCTGCAGCGGTGCTCAAGGTTTTCGACGCCGTCCACGGCCTCGAAAAGTCACTCCTGTCGGATCCCCGGACCGACCTGGCCGGATACTTGTCGGTGCTGAAGCGCCTCCAGGAGGCTCTGAGGTTCCTGGGAGACAATTGTGGGCTGGCCATACAGTGGTTGGAAGATATAGTTGAGTATTTGGAGGACAATTCTGTTGCTGATAAGGTTTATCTTGCGAATTTGAAGAAGGAGTTGAAGAATCTTCGCGAGTCGCAGCACGGGGAGCTTGATGGAGGGTTGCTGGATGCTGCATTGGGTAAATTGGAGGATGAGTTTAGGTTGCTGTTGAGTGAGAATAGTGTGCCGTTGCCTATGGCGTCCGCGAGCGGGGATCAGGCGTGCATTGCGCCATCACCATTGCCGGTGTCGGTTGTTCACAAGCTGCAGGCGATTCTCGGGAGGTTGATTGCCAATGACAGGCTGGATAGGTGTGTGGGGATTTATGTTGAGGTGAGGAGTTCGAATGTGAGGGCGAGTTTGCAGGCGCTGAATTTGGATTACCTTGAGATTTCTTTGTCGGAGTTTAATGATGTGCAGAGCATTGAGGGGTATATTGCTCAGTGGGGGAAGCATTTGGAGTTCGCAGTGAAGCACTTGTTTGAGGCCGAGTATAAGCTTTGCAATGATGTGTTTGAGAGGATTGGGTTGGATGTGTGGATGGGTTGCTTTTCAAAGATTGCTGCACAGGCTGGTATACTCGCTTTTCTTCAGTTTGGGAAGACGGTCACGGAGAGTAAGAAGGACCCTATTAAGCTTTTGAAGTTGTTGGATATTTTCGCGTCGTTGAATAAGTTGAGGCTGGATTTCAACCGGCTTTTTGGTGGTGCGCCGTGTGTTGAGATACAGAATTTGACAAGGGATCTTATTAAGAGCGTGATTGATGGGGCTGCGGAGATTTTTTGGGAGCTTTTGGTTCAGGTGGAGTTGCAAAGGCCGAATCCACCCCCAATGGATGGTAATGTGCCGAGATTGGTGAGCTTTATCACTGATTACTGTAACAAGCTCCTTGGGGATGACTATAAACCAATACTGACTCAGGTCCTGATCATTCACAGAAGTTGGAAGCGCCAAAGCTTTCAGGAGAAACTCCTTGTCAACGAGATTTTGAACATAGTGAAGGCTGTTGAACAGAATGTGGAGACTTGGATCAAGGCTTATGATGATCCTATACTGTCCAACTTTTTTGCTATGAACAATCACTGGCATCTGTGCAAGCATTTGAAGGGGACAAAACTTGGGGAGCTCTTGGGGGATTCTTGGTTAAGGGAGCATGAACAGTATAAGGACTATTACTCTACCATCTTCTTGAGGGACAGTTGGGGAAAGCTTCCTGGACATTTGAGTAGGGAAGGGTTGATTCTTTTCTCGGGAGGGCGTGCCACTGCCCGTGACCTGGTCAAGAAAAGGTTGAAGAAGTTCAATGAAGTTTTCGATGAGATGTATGCGAAGCAGACAAGTTGGATCATGCCAGAACGAGATCTGAGGGAGAAGACATGCCAGCTTATAGTGCAAGCGGTGGTGCCTGTTTACCGCAGTTACATGCAGAATTATGGTCCTTTGGTTGAGCAAGATGCTAGCTCTACAAAATATGCAAAGTACACAGTGCAGAAGCTGGAGGAAATGCTTTTGTGTCTATATCGGCCAAGACCTGTAAGACATGGCAGCTTGAGAAGTTCAACATTTAGTGCAAAATATGGGAATGGAGTACCCGATCTTCGCAGAACAGCATCTGCAGTTGTGTAA
- the LOC114391636 gene encoding uncharacterized protein LOC114391636 — MPLYSKFLKDLLTKKSKYIHSDNIVVEGNCSAVIQRILPLKHKDPGSVPIPCCIGSVSVGKALIDLGASINLMPLSMCRRLGELEIMPTRMTLQLADRSITMPYGVIADVLVRVKHFTFPADFVVMDIEEDTKIPLILGRPFMLTTSCVVDMGKKKLEMGIVDQKISFDLFDEDKHLLSQNVYSKMASRKRKSTAS; from the exons atgccactctattCAAAATTCTTGAAAGATCTATTAACCAAGAAGAGCAAGTACATTCACAGTGACAATATtgttgtggaaggaaattgcagCGCAGTGATTCAACGAATCCTTCCACtaaagcacaaagatcctgggagtgtCCCTATTCCATGCTGCATTGGTTCTGTGTCTGTTGGAAAGGCTCTCATTGATTTGGGAGCCAGCATTAActtaatgccactctccatgtgtagGAGGCTAGGAGAGTTGGAAATTATGCCAACGAGGATGACACTGCAACTAGCAGATCGTTCCATTACCATGCCATATGGCGTAATTGCGGATGTTTTGGTTAGAGTGAAGCATTTCACTTTCCCAGCTGATTTTGTAGTAATGGACATTGAAGAGGACACTAAAATCCCATTGATCTTAGGACGTCCCTTCATGCTAACAACTAGTTGCGTGGTTGATATGGGAAAGAAAAAGCTGGAAATGGGAATAGTTGATCAGAAGATCagctttgatttgtttgatgaAGACAAGCATTTGCTCAGCCAAAATGTCTATTCAAAG atggcctCCAGGAAGAGAAAGTCCACAGCATCCTAG